A genome region from Brassica oleracea var. oleracea cultivar TO1000 chromosome C2, BOL, whole genome shotgun sequence includes the following:
- the LOC106318831 gene encoding homeobox-leucine zipper protein REVOLUTA yields the protein MEMMEVPNHRERSTSDNMNRHLDSNGKYVRYTSEQVEALERVYSECPKPSSLRRQQLIRECSIFANIEPKQIKVWFQNRRCRGKQRKEASRLQSVNRKLSAMNKLLMEENDRLQKQVSQLVCENGYMKQQLTTVVNDVSCDSVVTTPKHSIRDANSPAGLISIAEETLAEFLSKATGTAVDWVQMPGMKPGPDSVGIFAISQRCSGVAARACGLVSLEPVKIAEILKDRPSWYRDCRSLEVFTMFPAGNGGTIELVYMQTYAPTTLAPARDFWTLRYTTSLDNGSYVVCERSLSGSGAGPNAASASQFVRAEMLSSGYLIRPCDGGGSIINIVDHLNLEAWSVPDVLRPLYESSKVVAQKMTISGLRYIRQLAQESNGELVYGLGRQPAVLRTFSQRLSRGFNDAVNGFGDDGWSTMHCDGSEDIIVAINFTKHLSNISSSLSFLGGVLCGKASMLLQNVPPAVLIQFLREHRSEWADFHVDAYSAATLKTGAFAYPGVRPTRFTGTQIIMPLGHTIEHEETLEVVRLEGHSLAQEDAFMSRDVHLLQICSGIDENAVGACSELIFAPINEMFPDDAPLVPSGFRVIPIDAKTGDGQDLITSNHRTLDLTSSLEVGPSPETASGNSSSSCSSSRCILTIAFQFPFEPNLQENVAGMACQYVRSVISSVQRVAMAISPSGISPSLGSKLSPGSPEAVTLSQWISQSYTHHLGSKLVTIDSLGSNDSVLKLIWDHQDAILCCTLKPQPVFMFANQAGLDMLETTLVALQDITLEKIFDESGRKALCSDFAKLMQQGFACLPSGICLSTMGRHVTYEQAVAWKVFAASQNDNNNSLHCLAFSFVNWSFV from the exons ATGGAGATGATGGAGGTACCTAACCACCGAGAGAGAAGCACCTCTGACAACATGAACAGACATTTAGACAGTAACGGTAAGTACGTTAGGTACACGTCTGAGCAAGTCGAGGCCCTGGAGCGTGTCTACTCCGAGTGTCCTAAACCAAGCTCGCTCCGGCGTCAGCAACTGATCCGTGAATGTTCCATCTTCGCCAACATCGAGCCTAAGCAGATCAAGGTCTGGTTTCAAAACCGGAG GTGTCGAGGTAAGCAGAGGAAAGAGGCGTCGAGGCTCCAGAGCGTGAACAGGAAGCTTTCGGCTATGAATAAACTGTTGATGGAGGAGAACGATAGACTCCAGAAGCAAGTTTCTCAGCTTGTCTGTGAGAATGGATATATGAAACAGCAGCTAACTACTGTT GTGAACGATGTAAGTTGTGACTCTGTGGTCACAACTCCTAAGCATTCTATTAGAGACGCTAATAGTCCTGCTGG ATTGATCTCGATAGCAGAGGAGACATTGGCAGAGTTCCTATCAAAGGCTACAGGAACTGCAGTTGATTGGGTTCAGATGCCTGGGATGAAG CCTGGTCCGGATTCGGTTGGAATCTTTGCTATTTCGCAAAGATGCAGTGGAGTGGCAGCTCGAGCCTGTGGTCTTGTTAGTTTAGAGCCTGTCAAG ATTGCAGAGATCCTTAAAGATAGGCCATCTTGGTACCGTGACTGTAGGAGTCTCGAAGTTTTCACCATGTTCCCAGCAGGTAATGGCGGCACCATTGAGCTTGTGTATATGCAG ACTTATGCACCAACGACTCTAGCTCCTGCCCGCGATTTCTGGACCCTGAGATACACAACGAGCCTGGACAATGGCAGTTACGTGGTATGTGAGAGGTCACTTTCTGGTTCTGGAGCTGGTCCTAATGCTGCTTCAGCTTCTCAGTTCGTGAGAGCAGAAATGCTTTCTAGTGGGTATTTAATAAGACCTTGTGATGGTGGAGGTTCTATTATTAACATTGTTGATCACCTTAATCTTGAG GCTTGGAGTGTTCCTGATGTGCTTAGACCCCTATATGAGTCATCCAAAGTCGTTGCACAAAAGATGACCATCTCC GGATTGAGGTATATTAGACAATTAGCGCAGGAGTCTAATGGTGAACTAGTGTATGGATTAGGAAGGCAGCCTGCTGTTCTTAGAACCTTTAGCCAGAGATTAAGCAG GGGTTTTAATGATGCGGTTAATGGGTTTGGTGACGACGGGTGGTCTACAATGCATTGTGATGGATCCGAAGACATCATCGTTGCTATTAACTTTACAAAGCATTTGAGTAATATTTCTAGCTCTCTTTCGTTTCTTGGAGGTGTTCTTTGTGGCAAGGCTTCAATGCTTCTCCAA AATGTTCCTCCTGCGGTTTTGATCCAGTTTCTAAGAGAGCATCGTTCAGAATGGGCTGATTTTCATGTTGATGCATACTCTGCTGCAACGCTTAAAACGGGTGCCTTTGCTTATCCTGGAGTGAGGCCTACAAGGTTCACAGGGACCCAAATCATTATGCCTCTAGGGCATACTATAGAACACGAAGAA ACTCTTGAAGTTGTTAGATTAGAAGGTCACTCTCTTGCACAAGAAGATGCGTTTATGTCCCGGGATGTTCATCTTCTTCAG ATATGTTCTGGCATTGATGAGAATGCTGTTGGAGCTTGTTCAGAACTAATCTTTGCCCCTATTAATGAGATGTTCCCGGATGATGCTCCACTGGTTCCTTCTGGATTCCGAGTCATACCAATTGATGCCAAAACC GGAGATGGGCAGGACCTTATAACGTCTAACCACCGGACATTAGACTTAACTTCTAGCCTTGAAGTTGGTCCATCACCAGAGACTGCTTCTGGAAACTCTTCATCTAGCTGCTCAAGCTCGAGATGTATCCTCACTATCGCGTTTCAGTTCCCTTTTGAACCCAACTTGCAAGAAAATGTGGCTGGTATGGCTTGTCAGTACGTCAGGAGTGTGATCTCATCGGTTCAACGTGTTGCTATGGCCATCTCACCGTCTGGGATAAGCCCGAGTCTTGGCTCCAAGTTGTCACCGGGGTCTCCAGAAGCTGTAACTCTTTCCCAGTGGATATCCCAAAGCTACAC TCACCACTTAGGTTCGAAGTTAGTGACGATTGACTCACTTGGAAGCAATGACTCGGTGTTGAAACTTATATGGGATCACCAAGATGCTATCTTGTGTTGCACGTTAAAG CCTCAACCAGTGTTTATGTTCGCGAACCAAGCTGGTTTAGACATGCTAGAGACAACGCTTGTAGCCTTACAAGACATTACACTCGAGAAGATCTTTGATGAATCTGGTCGAAAGGCTCTCTGCTCCGATTTCGCCAAGCTCATGCAACAG GGATTTGCATGCTTGCCTTCAGGAATCTGTTTGTCTACGATGGGGAGACATGTCACTTACGAACAAGCTGTTGCTTGGAAAGTGTTTGCTGCATCCCAAAACGACAACAATAATAGTTTGCATTGTCTTGCTTTCTCCTTTGTAAACTGGTCGTTTGTGTAA
- the LOC106318841 gene encoding polygalacturonase inhibitor 1-like, which yields MRMKLLNIYLFFFFMFFPCSRSCNSNDKTTLLKIKKSLNNPQILNSWDPQTNCCTNWTGVACTHRRITGLTISAGDVVGEIAEEIGDLTDLVILDWSSLSRLRGTIPRSITKLKNLVYLRFRITELSGPVPEYISELQNVTFLDLSFNRFNGSIPGSISQMPKLETIQLSHNKLTGSIPESFGSFVGKVPKLYLGNNHLSGEIPKSLSKTDFNALSLSGNNFNGEASMFFGHNKTTLRLDLSRNNFHFDLSKLKLAKSLVSLDISHNRVFGDLPLELTNLRLDNFNISFNRLCGSIPQGGLLQNFEIYEFSNNLCLCGAPLKRC from the exons ATGAGAATGAAGCTTCTTAACATCTATCTGTTCTTCTTCTTCATGTTCTTCCCATGTTCTAGAAGCTGTAACTCAAATGACAAAACTACTCTCCTCAAGATCAAGAAATCATTAAACAACCCTCAAATCCTCAACTCTTGGGACCCCCAAACCAACTGCTGCACCAACTGGACCGGCGTCGCGTGCACTCACCGCCGCATCACTGGCCTCACTATCTCTGCCGGAGACGTCGTTGGTGAGATAGCTGAGGAGATAGGAGACCTCACTGACCTCGTTATCCTAGACTGGAGCAGCCTCTCTCGACTCAGAGGAACCATTCCACGCTCTATCACCAAGCTCAAGAATCTAGTCTACCTTCGGTTTAGGATAACCGAACTCTCTGGTCCAGTCCCGGAATACATCAGCGAGCTTCAGAACGTTACTTTCTTGGACCTCTCCTTTAACCGGTTCAACGGTTCAATACCCGGTTCGATTTCTCAGATGCCTAAACTTGAGACCATACAGCTCAGTCATAACAAGTTAACCGGTTCTATACCGGAATCTTTTGGTTCCTTTGTTGGAAAGGTCCCAAAACTCTACTTGGGTAATAATCACCTCTCAG GAGAAATACCAAAGTCGTTATCCAAAACCGATTTCAACGCTCTGAGTTTGTCAGGAAACAACTTCAATGGGGAGGCTTCAATGTTCTTTGGACATAACAAAACAACCTTAAGACTGGACTTGTCTCGGAACAACTTCCACTTCGATCTCTCAAAGTTGAAGCTCGCCAAGAGCTTGGTGTCACTTGACATTAGCCATAACCGTGTGTTTGGAGACCTTCCCTTGGAACTGACCAATCTCAGACTAGACAATTTTAACATAAGTTTCAACCGTCTTTGTGGGTCCATCCCACAGGGTGGTCTGCTCCAGAACTTTGAGATCTATGAGTTCTCCAACAACCTCTGTCTATGCGGTGCGCCGCTCAAGCGTTGCTAA
- the LOC106318821 gene encoding uncharacterized protein LOC106318821, with product MYTKVLDSEKMGFIRPPAVRSGGDYIESIFGEYSASKPKPGRKLNFVTALTFLQFAFAVYATVLLYYMSPSIDLRTKPDFTWATKWAHNMRSYIVTPHVVSHFQDSENNIPAMLSPAEVCEYEKIDFSQKKSNDEKMIKMKRELYDDVLEFQKKNLGSESLDELMKMKSKWALNGPNKPKVTVILNHFKRKTLCAQLDSLLHQTLPFHHVWVLAFGSPNEASLRRIAGSYNDSRISFISSNYDFKYYGRFQIALQTEADLVYILDDDMIPGKKMLQMLAHVAGTEKYENSVLGSIGRILPFRQKDFTFPSYRKFRSKEAGLYLPDPAYDITLDRILQVDFLSSSWFLSAELVKALFIEKPFTFATGEDLHLSYQLQKYRNAASFVLPVDPNDKETWGDSEHRLAYVSETTVIFKNIVEVRDNQWWKALSTGYITQWAAMYPQKIDALFYAHSIDEVKALGPLLEKFRTTVGKKAYIVVSGGKFCPCEDAASALNWPKVVCNERRFKIFDLEVGAILGVSNSEVPVLQAVYSSMKGIIKIHNPSVVITVADADPNVKKALKMATETNVNGTALVLLPRASISKVLWMADLRSTALPNWNKMRVSVNIITQNRAQSLLRLLKSLSNAYYLGDEIPLSFNMDSKVDEETIKVVTTFDWPHGPKTLRRRIIQGGLIRAVSESWYPASDDDFGLLLEDDIEVSPYYYLWIKYSLLAYHYDPQVSFPELSSISLYTPKIVEVVKERPKWNPTEFFKQIHPHTPYLHQLPCSWGAVFFPKQWREFYVYMNMRFTENAKENPVQIPKSRTNGWQASWKKFLIDMMYLRGYVSLYPNFPNQQSFSTNHMEPGAHIAAKDNVVKHDKTDFEVPLLMDDFRNFLPNLKLPPASKLPSLNLFNVPVSLKGLKAAGAKLGQDVLRCNNVSEIVAVNHQTGLPARCMKF from the exons ATGTACACAAAG GTTTTGGATTCTGAGAAAATGGGTTTCATCCGGCCACCGGCGGTGAGAAGCGGCGGGGACTATATAGAGAGCATTTTCGGAGAATACTCCGCCAGTAAACCAAAACCTGGCCGGAAACTCAACTTCGTGACGGCGCTTACGTTTCTTCAGTTCGCATTTGCCGTCTACGCCACCGTGCTTCTTTACTACATGAGTCCTTCCATTGACTTACGGACCAAACCGGACTTCACTTGGGCCACTAAATGGGCCCATAACATGCGTAGCTACATTGTCACCCCTCACGTCGTCAGCCATTTCCAAGACTCGGAGAATAACATTCCGGCGATGTTATCACCGGCTGAGGTCTGCGAGTACGAGAAGATAGATTTCTCGCAGAAGAAATCAAACGACGAGAAGATGATCAAGATGAAAAGGGAGCTATACGACGACGTTTTGGAGTTCCAGAAGAAGAACCTCGGTTCCGAGAGTCTAGACGAGCTGATGAAGATGAAGTCCAAATGGGCCTTAAACGGGCCGAACAAGCCCAAAGTAACGGTTATACTAAACCATTTCAAAAGAAAAACGCTTTGCGCTCAGCTCGATTCCCTCCTCCACCAAACGCTGCCGTTTCACCATGTCTGGGTCTTGGCCTTCGGGAGCCCCAACGAAGCTTCTCTCCGGCGAATCGCCGGAAGCTACAACGACTCTCGGATCAGCTTCATCAGCTCCAACTACGACTTCAAATACTACGGAAGGTTCCAGATCGCATTGCAAACGGAAGCAGATCTTGTCTACATCCTCGACGACGATATGATTCCCGGGAAGAAGATGCTTCAGATGCTCGCGCACGTCGCGGGGACGGAGAAGTACGAGAACTCTGTTCTCGGAAGCATCGGGAGGATTCTTCCGTTCCGGCAGAAGGATTTCACGTTTCCGAGCTATAGGAAGTTTCGATCGAAGGAGGCGGGGCTTTACTTGCCTGATCCGGCGTATGACATCACTCTAGATCGGATCCTCCAGGTTGATTTTTTATCGAGCTCGTGGTTCTTATCGGCTGAGCTTGTTAAAGCGTTGTTCATCGAGAAACCTTTCACATTCGCTACCGGCGAAGATCTTCACCTGAG CTATCAGCTTCAGAAGTACAGAAATGCAGCTTCTTTTGTTCTTCCTGTGGATCCAAATGACAAGGAGACATGGGGAGATAGTGAACACAGGCTCGCTTATGTCTCTGAGACCACAGTGATATTCAAAAACATCGTCGAAGTGAGAGACAACCAATGGTGGAAAGCGCTTTCAACTGGTTACATAACACAATGGGCTGCAATGTATCCTCAAAAGATCGACGCACTGTTCTACGCGCATTCCATCGATGAAGTCAAAGCACTTGGTCCATTGCTTGAAAAGTTCAGAACAACTGTTGGTAAAAAGGCTTATATCGTGGTGTCCGGTGGGAAATTCTGTCCGTGCGAGGATGCTGCCTCGGCTTTGAACTGGCCTAAGGTGGTTTGCAATGAGAGGAGGTTCAAGATTTTTGATTTGGAAGTTGGAGCTATATTGGGTGTGTCAAACTCAGAGGTACCAGTGTTGCAAGCTGTGTATTCAAGCATGAAAGGGATTATCAAGATCCATAACCCTAGCGTGGTGATCACGGTAGCTGATGCTGATCCTAATGTCAAGAAAGCTTTGAAAATGGCTACTGAGACAAACGTTAATGGTACTGCATTGGTTCTTCTCCCGAGAGCTTCTATCTCCAAGGTTCTATGGATGGCCGATTTGAGATCAACAGCATTGCCAA ACTGGAATAAGATGAGAGTCTCAGTGAACATCATCACACAAAACCGAGCTCAGTCACTATTAAGACTGCTTAAGTCTTTAAGCAATGCATACTACCTAGGCGACGAGATACCTCTCAGCTTCAACATGGATAGCAAAGTGGATGAAGAGACAATAAAAGTAGTGACCACATTCGATTGGCCTCATGGTCCCAAAACCTTAAGAAGAAGAATCATCCAAGGAGGCTTAATCCGCGCCGTGAGCGAGAGTTGGTATCCAGCTTCTGATGATGACTTTGGTCTCTTACTTGAAGACGACATCGAAGTCTCTCCTTACTACTACCTCTGGATCAAATACTCTCTCCTCGCTTACCACTACGACCCTCAAGTATCTTTCCCTGAGCTCTCCTCCATCTCTCTTTACACACCAAAGATCGTCGAGGTAGTTAAAGAGAGACCCAAATGGAACCCAACAGAGTTCTTTAAACAGATCCATCCACACACACCTTACCTTCACCAGTTACCTTGCAGCTGGGGGGCTGTGTTCTTCCCAAAGCAGTGGAGAGAGTTCTACGTCTACATGAACATGAGATTCACCGAAAACGCTAAAGAAAACCCGGTTCAGATACCTAAATCAAGAACCAACGGTTGGCAAGCTTCTTGGAAGAAGTTCTTGATCGACATGATGTACCTTAGAGGTTACGTTAGTCTTTACCCAAACTTCCCTAACCAGCAAAGCTTCTCGACCAACCACATGGAACCAGGAGCTCACATTGCAGCTAAAGACAACGTGGTGAAACACGACAAAACTGATTTCGAAGTTCCTTTGCTTATGGATGATTTTAGAAACTTCTTACCGAATCTGAAACTCCCTCCGGCTTCGAAGCTTCCATCACTTAACCTCTTTAACGTCCCGGTTTCTCTTAAAGGTCTTAAAGCCGCAGGAGCTAAGCTTGGTCAAGATGTTCTTCGTTGCAACAATGTCTCTGAGATTGTTGCTGTTAATCATCAAACAGGTTTACCAGCTAGGTGCATGAAGTTCTGA